DNA sequence from the Dehalococcoidia bacterium genome:
CACTTCATGCGGACGCACCGGCGAGTGCCACGAGTGCATCGTTGAGGTCAAGCGCGGCGCCGAAGCCCTCAGCCCCCTCACACCAGCAGAAGGCTTTCTGAGAGGCAGCTATCGCCTGGCCTGTCAGGCCCACGTGGTCGACGAGAACGAGGATGTCGAGTTCGCCGTTTTGCGTAGACAACCCCGCATCCTCACCCACTCGGTCCGAAGGCAGGTCGACCTCGATCCGCTGACTTCGCGCGACGGCGACTCCGTCGTCTTCGACGGACAGCGCATCGACTCCTACCGCGGACGCATCTACGGTCTCGCTGTGGACATCGGCACCACGACGGTCGCCATGAATCTCGTTGACCTCGAGACCGGCGACATCGTCCACACGGCCTCGTTCGAGAACCCGCAGCGCTTCGGCGGCAGCGACATCATGAACCGCATCTCATACGACGGAGGCGAGTTCAACGGCGAGCTCCGGCAGGTGATGCTGTCGACCATCAACTTTGAGATCGGCGACATGGCTCGCTCGCTCGGATTCCACCGCAGGCAGATCTACGAAGTCGTTATCGTGGGCAACTCCACCATGCGCGACCTGTTCTTCGGCATAGATGTCCAGCCCATAGGCGAGAAGCCATATAGGTCGATTGTTGAGGACGAGTATCGCTCCGGCATTCGCAGTACCACAGCCCTGACCACGACTGCCAGAGAGGCCGGATTGCGAGTCTTCCCGGATGCTCACGTCTACGGAGGTCCACTCATCGGCAGCCACGTCGGCGCTGACGTCGCTGCAGACCTGCTCGCAGTTGGAATCGACGAGGAGGACGAAGACGTCATGCTCGTCGACGTCGGCACCAACACCGAGGTCGTTATCGGCAACCGTAACCGGCTGATGGCCGCCTCATGCCCCGCCGGACCGGCATTCGAGGGAGGCCAGATCACTCACGGAATGCCCGGCTACAACGGCGCAGTGGAGTCTGTCCGCCTTCTCAACTCAACAGCTCCCCTCTCCCTTGAGGGAGAGGGCTGGGGTGAGGGTGAATACACGGGGACAGTAGAGGTTGAGACCATAGGCGGGGCCGATGTGCAGGGCATCTGCGGCTCTGGACTCGTCGACCTTCTAGCCGAACTCCGACGCCACGACCTCATGAACGAGCTCGGCGCTTTCAGGAACGGCGACTCCGAGTTCGTATTCGCTCCCGAACAGCGCATGTCCCTCTCGCGAGCGGACATATCCGCGCTCGCCCAGGCAAAGTCAGCCAACTACTCGGGGCAGTTCATCGTGCTGCGCAGCTACGGACTGCCCATCGATGCCATCTCGAAGCTGTACCTCGCAGGCGGGTTCGCCAACTACGTCAACGTGAATAACGCGGTCGCAGTCGGGTTCATAGCAAACGTGTCGTCTGACCGCATACACAAGGTGGGCAACGCTGCCCTCGAAGGCGCGACGATCATGCTCGTCTCCTCAAGGCTACGCCGCCGAATGGAGGAGCTTGTATCAACCGTCGAGCACATCGAGCTTGAGACCACCCCGGACTTCTTCGACATTTTCGTCGAAGGGTGTATGTTCAAGCCAATGGCTCTATAGAGCTAATGGTGATTTAACCAAGAGTCAACTCGACAGCCGTCATACCGGCGAAGGCCGGTATCCAGTCGGTATGCTGGGTGAAGAAATGTGAACTAGGAGTCTGAAGTGCCAAAATTCAAAGTCCTCATAACTGACTACGTATGGCCCACTACAGAGCCCGAGGAGACCGTCCTCAGGGAAGAGGCTGACGCCGACGCAGTGGTAGCTCCCGACGGCAGCGAGGACACGCTCGTGTCCCTCGCCGGAGACGTCGACGCCATCATGACCTGCTTCGCGCAGGTTACCCCGGCAGTGCTGCAGGCTGCCCCCAACTGCGTGGCCGTGGGCAGGTTCGGAGTCGGTGTCGACAACATCGCCGTCGACACCGCCACCGAACTCGGCATGGCTGTTACCTACGTGCCCGACTACTGCGTTGACGAGGTCTCCGACCACGTCATGGCCCTTCTGCTCGGCTGGAACCGGAAGGTCTCGGTCTTCGACAACTCGGTCAAGGGAGACGGGTGGGGGAGCGTTGGGCTCACCATGCGCATGATGCGCCTTAGGGGAAAGACCCTGGGAGTAGTCGGCTTCGGACGCATCGGCCAGGCCGCCGCCCAGAAGGCTCTGGCGTTCGGCTTCCGCGTGCTTGCCTACGATCCGTACATGACCGCCGAGCAGTGCGCCCTCCAGGGAGCGCGTAAGTCGGACCTCGACACCCTGCTTAGGGAATCAGACTTCGTGTCGCTCCACTCACCGCTCAACCCTGAGACCGAAAACATGATCGGCGCACGCGAGCTTGACTTGATGAAGTCAGAGTCGTTCCTAATCAACTGCGCCCGCGGCCCTCTGATCGACGAAGATGCTCTCTACAACGCCCTCACCAGCGGCTCCATAGCCGGCGCAGGACTGGACGTCATGGTCGACAACCATCCTGCCAACGATCACCCGCTGCTCGGACTCGACAACATCATCATCACACCGCACGTGGCCTTCTTCAGCCAGGAGGCGACTCTGGAGCTGGAGCAACGCGCCGCCCGCGAAGTCGCCTTCGTTCTAACCGGCCGCATGCCCGACAACCTCGTAAACCCAGCCGTCCTCAACCACCCAAACCCGAGGCACAGCCTCAAGTGAGACTAGCCGCGTTCACTTGCTCAATGTGATTCGGGAGGGTGAAACTGCTATTGTTCGGGTAGCTGGAAAGGACTGGAATGATGAGAAACGAATTCACAGCCGTCATAGAAAAAGACGGAGACTGGTTCATCGCCTATTGTCCGGAAATACCCGGCGCCAATGGACAGGGAAGAAACAAGGACGCAGCTAGGGAAAGCCTGGCAGACGCGATCAGTCTGATATTAGAGGACCGCAGGGAAGACGGCCTGCGAGGAGTCCCAGAAGACGCCATACGGGAGAAGGTCACAATCGAGTGAGGCGACGATCGCTAATTCGTCACCTACGTCGCTACGGTTGCTACCTGAAACGTGAGGGTAGGTCTCATTCGCTCTGGTGCAACCCCGATACCGGTGTTGTTGAAGCGGTCCCGCGCCACACAGAAATCTCCAACCAGCTGGCTCGAAAGATCTGCCAAAGGTTGTCTGTGCCCGTGATCGGAGGTTAGCCTACCCCTCAGCTAGGAAACCCCTCACTACCTCCGCAAACTCCCCGGGCTTTTCTAACTCCGGCCTGTGACCGCAGTCGTCCAGCACAGCCAGCCTCGAGCCTGGAATCGACTCGTTGTACCGCTGTCCCGCGCTCAGCGGAATGACAGCGTCGTCCCGACCCCACACCAGCAGCGTCGGCACGCGCTTCAGTCGATGCAGAATCTGCGGCAGCGTCGGGTTGTGCATGTATGGCCGCCAGCTGAGCATACACGCCACCTCCCTGACATCCTCCCAGTCGAATTGTAGATCAGGCGTCGGCTCGTCCGGTGAGACTACGGAGAACTCCTCCACGCTGTTCTTGTCTTTTACGCTGGCCTCCAGGAACGCTGGCATCGTAACCAGGAACATATCCAAGATCTCGCCCACAGGCGGCCTCACGCCCGCTGCAGACACGAGCACCAGCTTCTTGAAACGACTTGGGTCCATCGTCGCGAGCTCCGCAGCCAGCCACCCGCCGAGCGAGAATCCGATCACGCTGATCTGCCCCATATCGAGATCGTCCAGCGCCTCCAGGTACCATCCCGTCATGTCGCGCATGGACATCGCCCAGTCGAGACGCGCCGTGCCGCCGTATCCAGGCATCATGGGGATGTTGAGGTTGAAGTGTTGCGCCAGCGACTCGTGCCACTGCAGCCATCCGGGATGACCTGTCTCATCGTGCAGCACCAGTACCGGTTCCCCATCCCCGCCGGTCACGAGAGTGGTCTGAATCCCAGCCAACTCCCTGCTGCGGCTTGTCCAAGTCTGTTGCGCAGTGGTCATTTTTTAGCTCTCCCTCTCATTTGCTGGGTGGGTCGTCATAACGCGGTGGATGTTAATTTGCGCAGCGCAGATAAATGTCCAGCTTTAAGCTGGCTCGAAAAGTCCCTCAACGAAGTCACGCGGATCGAAGACCGCCATGTCATCCGGCTCCTCACCCGTGCCTACGAACAGCACAGGCAGGCCAAGTTCATCGGTGATCGACAGCACCACCCCTCCCTTGGCAGACCCGTCCAGCTTCGCCAGGAAGACCCCGGCGCAGCGCATGTCTTCGACAAACGTCCTGGCCTGCATCAGACCGTTCTGACCCGTCGTGGCATCCATGGCCAGGATGACACGCTGCGAGCGCGAGACGCCCTGCCGGGCTATCACGTTTCGCATCTTGCGCAGCTCGGTCATCAGGTTGGACCTCGTATGCAGTCGTCCCGCCGTGTCTATGATGACCACGTCGATTTCGCGAGATCGCGCCGCCTGGATCGTGTCGAACGCCACGGCCGCCGAGTCGGCTCCCTGGCGGTGCGCGATGACGTCCACGCCGAGCCTTTCGCCCCAGGTCTGAAGCTGCTCGATCGCCGCCGCCCTGAACGTATCCCCAGCGCCGAGCAGCACTGTGTGCCCCTCTTCGAGATGTAGTTTCGTCAGTCGCGCGATCGCCGTTGTCTTGCCCACGCCGTTCACGCCGACCATCAGGATGACCAGGGGCGACTCATCAACCTCCATGACCCTCTCGGTGCCGTCCACGGTGAGCGTCTCCATCATCGCGCCCTTCAGAAGCTCGAATGCCTCCTCAGGACGTGTGATTCCGTTATCGCGGACCTCATCTCGCAGGTCGTCCAGCAGCTTCATCGTCGTGGATACGCCCACGTCGGCGGAGATCAGTATCTCCTCCAGCTCGTCCCACATGTCATCGTCTATCTCGCTTCGCTGGAAGACACCGGTCATGCGCCTGAACCAACGCTGTCCTGTTCTCTGGACAGCGCTCTTGGTCCTCTCGCGGTCTTCCCGCTCGCCCCTTCTGAGGAACCTGAGCATGTGTGGATGAATCTCCTTCGTAGCTGTTCAAATACCGACGTGAGAGTAGCACCTGCATACAGTCGTCACAAGTGCATAATTCAGTCCCTCTGCCTCAGAGCCTGCCCTGGACTTGATTCGGGGGCTGACAGGGGATGTAAGGTACACAGAGAGGCATGAGTACCACCAACAGACCCCCTCTCCCTCAGGGAGAGGGTTGGGGTGAGGGTGAAAATCCCGCCGACCACTCAGCCAGATTAGTACCAACCAACCACCGCCCGTATAATGGCGTCTGGCTATGTTGAACGTTCTCCTCTGGCTGATAACTGTAGAGATCATAGGGCTGGCGGTCTTCCCACTAGCCTACTTCCTGCTGCCCAAGCTGTCGGATAGGGGATACGGGCTGAGCAAGCCCCTCGGTATCCTGCTGATCGGCTACGTCGCCTGGATCCTGAGCGTGGTCCACCTGCTCCCCAGCGTCCGGGCAACTCTTTTCGGGCTGGTGCTCCTGGTAGCGGCCTCGTCGGCTGCGCTGGTTTACTTCCATCGGGACGAGATGACCGCGTTCCTGAAACGCAGGTGGCGGCTGATAGCGATCACCGAGATCGTATTCCTCGCCTTCTTCCTGGGTTGGGTACTTTTCCGAGCTTACGACCCGGCGATAAACCACACCGAGCAGCCGATGGACTTCGCGTTCCTCAACGCGTCTCTGGAATCGACCTTCGGCCAGCCTGAAGACCCGTGGCTGCGAGGCGAGTCCATCAGCTACTACTACTTCGGCTACTGGATGATGGGAGTCGTCAGTGAGTTGTCAGGCGTAGCTTCAAACTTCTCCTACAACCTGTCACTCGCGCTCATCCCGGCGATGGCTGCAGCGGCCGTGCTGTCCCTCGTGGCCAGCATGGTGAGGTACGACAGGGGCTACCTGGATACCGCGGCATTTGCAGGCATTGGGGCCGGCCTTCTGCTGATCGTTGTCTCGAACCTGGAGGGCGTGCTCGAGTTCATGTACGCGAACGCCATCGGGTCGCAGGGATTCTACGACTGGCTCGCAATACAGGGCATCGACGGTCCGACTGATGCACCGACGGACAGTTGGAACCCTAACGAGTTCTGGTGGTGGTTCAGGGCCACAAGGGTCATCAACACCTATGTGGACGGCATCGAGATCGACTACACGATCCACGAGTTCCCGTTCTTCAGCTTCATGCTGGGAGACCTGCACCCGCACGTCATGGCCATCCCGTTCGCGTTGCTTGCTGCCGGATTCGCGCTCAACTTCTTCAGGTCGGAAGTAACCGACCTGCGCAGGCTTGGCCCCTGGGGATACGCCACGATCGGAGCTATGGCGGTCTCTCTGGGCGGGCTGGCCTTCACCAATATGTGGGATCTGCCCACCTATGCCGCTCTACTGATCGGAGTTGCCGCGCTCAAGGCCTACGCCCGGCCGCCCATCGACGCATCCAGTGAACAGGCTCCCTCTCCCTTGACGGGAGAGGGCTGGGGTGAGGGTGAGTGGCAGCCGAAAGAGAAGGACGACCAATCGGCTGGCGACGGTGGCGAGAGTGCTGAGGCCGTTCTGAAACGGGTGGGGCTCGCCGTGGCACAGACCCCGCTGATCGTGGTCGCACTCGCATTCGTGCTGTATCTACCGTACTACCTGGAGTTCACCAGCTCGGTACAGGGGATCGGAGCCGTCTCTACTTCGTCCCGCTACTTCCACCTCTTCCTGGTCTGGGGCACCCTGCTGGTCTTCGTAGTGCCGTTCATAGTTGCGTGTTTCTGGCAGACTGTCGTCGGCCCGGACTGGCGACGAATGACAGCGATTTCACTCGCCATCTCGTTCCTGCCGTTCCTGCTATGGATGCTGGTCAGGTTGCAGTCCCCGACGCCGACCGAGGGCCCCATAGGGCGATTCATCCACGTCCTCCCGCTGGCGCTGCTCATCGGAATGGCAGTGTGGTCGGCCATCCACGAGACAAAGCTACGCGGGCCAACGGGTAAAGCCTTTGCGCTTGCCCTGGGATCTCTCGGGCTGCTGCTGATCATGGGCCCGGAGCTGATGTACGTGGACGACTTCTTCGACGATCCCAGGCAGCGCATGAACACCGTGTTCAAGCTCTACTACCAGGCTTGGGTACTTCTTGCCACAGTTTCCGGCTACTCCATATACTACTGG
Encoded proteins:
- a CDS encoding DUF4445 domain-containing protein yields the protein MSPLYHSGQALDVVPGWSIFDYADNLRVRVPTSCGRTGECHECIVEVKRGAEALSPLTPAEGFLRGSYRLACQAHVVDENEDVEFAVLRRQPRILTHSVRRQVDLDPLTSRDGDSVVFDGQRIDSYRGRIYGLAVDIGTTTVAMNLVDLETGDIVHTASFENPQRFGGSDIMNRISYDGGEFNGELRQVMLSTINFEIGDMARSLGFHRRQIYEVVIVGNSTMRDLFFGIDVQPIGEKPYRSIVEDEYRSGIRSTTALTTTAREAGLRVFPDAHVYGGPLIGSHVGADVAADLLAVGIDEEDEDVMLVDVGTNTEVVIGNRNRLMAASCPAGPAFEGGQITHGMPGYNGAVESVRLLNSTAPLSLEGEGWGEGEYTGTVEVETIGGADVQGICGSGLVDLLAELRRHDLMNELGAFRNGDSEFVFAPEQRMSLSRADISALAQAKSANYSGQFIVLRSYGLPIDAISKLYLAGGFANYVNVNNAVAVGFIANVSSDRIHKVGNAALEGATIMLVSSRLRRRMEELVSTVEHIELETTPDFFDIFVEGCMFKPMAL
- a CDS encoding C-terminal binding protein; protein product: MPKFKVLITDYVWPTTEPEETVLREEADADAVVAPDGSEDTLVSLAGDVDAIMTCFAQVTPAVLQAAPNCVAVGRFGVGVDNIAVDTATELGMAVTYVPDYCVDEVSDHVMALLLGWNRKVSVFDNSVKGDGWGSVGLTMRMMRLRGKTLGVVGFGRIGQAAAQKALAFGFRVLAYDPYMTAEQCALQGARKSDLDTLLRESDFVSLHSPLNPETENMIGARELDLMKSESFLINCARGPLIDEDALYNALTSGSIAGAGLDVMVDNHPANDHPLLGLDNIIITPHVAFFSQEATLELEQRAAREVAFVLTGRMPDNLVNPAVLNHPNPRHSLK
- a CDS encoding type II toxin-antitoxin system HicB family antitoxin yields the protein MRNEFTAVIEKDGDWFIAYCPEIPGANGQGRNKDAARESLADAISLILEDRREDGLRGVPEDAIREKVTIE
- a CDS encoding alpha/beta hydrolase, translated to MTTAQQTWTSRSRELAGIQTTLVTGGDGEPVLVLHDETGHPGWLQWHESLAQHFNLNIPMMPGYGGTARLDWAMSMRDMTGWYLEALDDLDMGQISVIGFSLGGWLAAELATMDPSRFKKLVLVSAAGVRPPVGEILDMFLVTMPAFLEASVKDKNSVEEFSVVSPDEPTPDLQFDWEDVREVACMLSWRPYMHNPTLPQILHRLKRVPTLLVWGRDDAVIPLSAGQRYNESIPGSRLAVLDDCGHRPELEKPGEFAEVVRGFLAEG
- the ftsY gene encoding signal recognition particle-docking protein FtsY, yielding MLRFLRRGEREDRERTKSAVQRTGQRWFRRMTGVFQRSEIDDDMWDELEEILISADVGVSTTMKLLDDLRDEVRDNGITRPEEAFELLKGAMMETLTVDGTERVMEVDESPLVILMVGVNGVGKTTAIARLTKLHLEEGHTVLLGAGDTFRAAAIEQLQTWGERLGVDVIAHRQGADSAAVAFDTIQAARSREIDVVIIDTAGRLHTRSNLMTELRKMRNVIARQGVSRSQRVILAMDATTGQNGLMQARTFVEDMRCAGVFLAKLDGSAKGGVVLSITDELGLPVLFVGTGEEPDDMAVFDPRDFVEGLFEPA